The following proteins are co-located in the Betta splendens chromosome 9, fBetSpl5.4, whole genome shotgun sequence genome:
- the LOC114861383 gene encoding uncharacterized protein LOC114861383 isoform X3, which produces MGPGALWVSVVVVCLLGAARCSPDEKETCPCPDIPLRPDTLPPPQGCFPVGHRFRYKCVEGKVRKAGTSDLTKCSQSKGKVSWTDANLECIDDPKRPKPTQSELTSAHTPSPHDIMTTIISSTISSTSTQMTPSKSFSPSELTNSTESTTASHSQETITTALTDRTTSASATTGASISTAHAPRYAGKEAAAGISCVSLVIICALIGFSLYFVRRRKRQNLSQEKPEEQVAINCINGLPE; this is translated from the exons ATGGGTCCGGGTGCGCTCTGGGTCTCCGTTGTGGTGGTCTGTCTGCTCGGAGCGGCGCGCTGCTCCCCGGACG AAAAAGAGACTTGTCCCTGTCCAGACATTCCTTTGAGGCCTGACACTCTGCCTCCCCCCCAGGGATGCTTTCCAGTTGGCCACCGTTTTCGTTACAAGTGTGTAGAAGGCAAGGTGAGGAAAGCGGGAACCTCAGATCTCACAAAATGCAGCCAAAGTAAAGGCAAGGTATCCTGGACTGATGCCAACCTGGAATGCATAG ACGACCCAAAAAGACCCAAACCAACACAGAGTGAATTAACAT CGGCTCACACGCCTAGTCCTCATGACATCATGACCACCATCATTAGCAGCACAATCT CTTCCACCAGTACACAGATGACTCCCAGTAAGAGTTTCTCGCCTTCAGAGCTGACTAACAGCACAGAGTCGACCACAGCCTCTCACTCACAGG AAACTATAACAACAGCCCTGACAGATCGTACGACAAGTGCCTCAGCCACCACCGGTGCATCCATCAGCACAGCACATGCCCCTCGTTATG CAGgcaaagaagcagctgcaggaatcAGCTGCGTTTCACTGGTGATTATCTGCGCTTTGATCGGATTCAGCTTGTATTTTGTTAGGAG gaggaaaagacaaaacctCTCACAGGAGAAACCAGAAGAACAAGTGGCGATAAATTGCATCAATGGACTTCCTGAATGA
- the LOC114861383 gene encoding uncharacterized protein LOC114861383 isoform X5 — protein sequence MGPGALWVSVVVVCLLGAARCSPDEKETCPCPDIPLRPDTLPPPQGCFPVGHRFRYKCVEGKVRKAGTSDLTKCSQSKGKVSWTDANLECIDDPKRPKPTQSELTSSTSTQMTPSKSFSPSELTNSTESTTASHSQETITTALTDRTTSASATTGASISTAHAPRYAGKEAAAGISCVSLVIICALIGFSLYFVRRRKRQNLSQEKPEEQVAINCINGLPE from the exons ATGGGTCCGGGTGCGCTCTGGGTCTCCGTTGTGGTGGTCTGTCTGCTCGGAGCGGCGCGCTGCTCCCCGGACG AAAAAGAGACTTGTCCCTGTCCAGACATTCCTTTGAGGCCTGACACTCTGCCTCCCCCCCAGGGATGCTTTCCAGTTGGCCACCGTTTTCGTTACAAGTGTGTAGAAGGCAAGGTGAGGAAAGCGGGAACCTCAGATCTCACAAAATGCAGCCAAAGTAAAGGCAAGGTATCCTGGACTGATGCCAACCTGGAATGCATAG ACGACCCAAAAAGACCCAAACCAACACAGAGTGAATTAACAT CTTCCACCAGTACACAGATGACTCCCAGTAAGAGTTTCTCGCCTTCAGAGCTGACTAACAGCACAGAGTCGACCACAGCCTCTCACTCACAGG AAACTATAACAACAGCCCTGACAGATCGTACGACAAGTGCCTCAGCCACCACCGGTGCATCCATCAGCACAGCACATGCCCCTCGTTATG CAGgcaaagaagcagctgcaggaatcAGCTGCGTTTCACTGGTGATTATCTGCGCTTTGATCGGATTCAGCTTGTATTTTGTTAGGAG gaggaaaagacaaaacctCTCACAGGAGAAACCAGAAGAACAAGTGGCGATAAATTGCATCAATGGACTTCCTGAATGA
- the LOC114861383 gene encoding uncharacterized protein LOC114861383 isoform X4 — protein MGPGALWVSVVVVCLLGAARCSPDEKETCPCPDIPLRPDTLPPPQGCFPVGHRFRYKCVEGKVRKAGTSDLTKCSQSKGKVSWTDANLECIDDPKRPKPTQSELTSASTSTQMTPSKSFSPSELTNSTESTTASHSQETITTALTDRTTSASATTGASISTAHAPRYAGKEAAAGISCVSLVIICALIGFSLYFVRRRKRQNLSQEKPEEQVAINCINGLPE, from the exons ATGGGTCCGGGTGCGCTCTGGGTCTCCGTTGTGGTGGTCTGTCTGCTCGGAGCGGCGCGCTGCTCCCCGGACG AAAAAGAGACTTGTCCCTGTCCAGACATTCCTTTGAGGCCTGACACTCTGCCTCCCCCCCAGGGATGCTTTCCAGTTGGCCACCGTTTTCGTTACAAGTGTGTAGAAGGCAAGGTGAGGAAAGCGGGAACCTCAGATCTCACAAAATGCAGCCAAAGTAAAGGCAAGGTATCCTGGACTGATGCCAACCTGGAATGCATAG ACGACCCAAAAAGACCCAAACCAACACAGAGTGAATTAACAT CAGCTTCCACCAGTACACAGATGACTCCCAGTAAGAGTTTCTCGCCTTCAGAGCTGACTAACAGCACAGAGTCGACCACAGCCTCTCACTCACAGG AAACTATAACAACAGCCCTGACAGATCGTACGACAAGTGCCTCAGCCACCACCGGTGCATCCATCAGCACAGCACATGCCCCTCGTTATG CAGgcaaagaagcagctgcaggaatcAGCTGCGTTTCACTGGTGATTATCTGCGCTTTGATCGGATTCAGCTTGTATTTTGTTAGGAG gaggaaaagacaaaacctCTCACAGGAGAAACCAGAAGAACAAGTGGCGATAAATTGCATCAATGGACTTCCTGAATGA
- the LOC114861383 gene encoding uncharacterized protein LOC114861383 isoform X2 — translation MGPGALWVSVVVVCLLGAARCSPDEKETCPCPDIPLRPDTLPPPQGCFPVGHRFRYKCVEGKVRKAGTSDLTKCSQSKGKVSWTDANLECIDDPKRPKPTQSELTSAHTPSPHDIMTTIISSTISASTSTQMTPSKSFSPSELTNSTESTTASHSQETITTALTDRTTSASATTGASISTAHAPRYGKEAAAGISCVSLVIICALIGFSLYFVRRRKRQNLSQEKPEEQVAINCINGLPE, via the exons ATGGGTCCGGGTGCGCTCTGGGTCTCCGTTGTGGTGGTCTGTCTGCTCGGAGCGGCGCGCTGCTCCCCGGACG AAAAAGAGACTTGTCCCTGTCCAGACATTCCTTTGAGGCCTGACACTCTGCCTCCCCCCCAGGGATGCTTTCCAGTTGGCCACCGTTTTCGTTACAAGTGTGTAGAAGGCAAGGTGAGGAAAGCGGGAACCTCAGATCTCACAAAATGCAGCCAAAGTAAAGGCAAGGTATCCTGGACTGATGCCAACCTGGAATGCATAG ACGACCCAAAAAGACCCAAACCAACACAGAGTGAATTAACAT CGGCTCACACGCCTAGTCCTCATGACATCATGACCACCATCATTAGCAGCACAATCT CAGCTTCCACCAGTACACAGATGACTCCCAGTAAGAGTTTCTCGCCTTCAGAGCTGACTAACAGCACAGAGTCGACCACAGCCTCTCACTCACAGG AAACTATAACAACAGCCCTGACAGATCGTACGACAAGTGCCTCAGCCACCACCGGTGCATCCATCAGCACAGCACATGCCCCTCGTTATG gcaaagaagcagctgcaggaatcAGCTGCGTTTCACTGGTGATTATCTGCGCTTTGATCGGATTCAGCTTGTATTTTGTTAGGAG gaggaaaagacaaaacctCTCACAGGAGAAACCAGAAGAACAAGTGGCGATAAATTGCATCAATGGACTTCCTGAATGA
- the LOC114861383 gene encoding uncharacterized protein LOC114861383 isoform X6: protein MGPGALWVSVVVVCLLGAARCSPDEKETCPCPDIPLRPDTLPPPQGCFPVGHRFRYKCVEGKVRKAGTSDLTKCSQSKGKVSWTDANLECIAASTSTQMTPSKSFSPSELTNSTESTTASHSQETITTALTDRTTSASATTGASISTAHAPRYAGKEAAAGISCVSLVIICALIGFSLYFVRRRKRQNLSQEKPEEQVAINCINGLPE from the exons ATGGGTCCGGGTGCGCTCTGGGTCTCCGTTGTGGTGGTCTGTCTGCTCGGAGCGGCGCGCTGCTCCCCGGACG AAAAAGAGACTTGTCCCTGTCCAGACATTCCTTTGAGGCCTGACACTCTGCCTCCCCCCCAGGGATGCTTTCCAGTTGGCCACCGTTTTCGTTACAAGTGTGTAGAAGGCAAGGTGAGGAAAGCGGGAACCTCAGATCTCACAAAATGCAGCCAAAGTAAAGGCAAGGTATCCTGGACTGATGCCAACCTGGAATGCATAG CAGCTTCCACCAGTACACAGATGACTCCCAGTAAGAGTTTCTCGCCTTCAGAGCTGACTAACAGCACAGAGTCGACCACAGCCTCTCACTCACAGG AAACTATAACAACAGCCCTGACAGATCGTACGACAAGTGCCTCAGCCACCACCGGTGCATCCATCAGCACAGCACATGCCCCTCGTTATG CAGgcaaagaagcagctgcaggaatcAGCTGCGTTTCACTGGTGATTATCTGCGCTTTGATCGGATTCAGCTTGTATTTTGTTAGGAG gaggaaaagacaaaacctCTCACAGGAGAAACCAGAAGAACAAGTGGCGATAAATTGCATCAATGGACTTCCTGAATGA
- the LOC114861383 gene encoding uncharacterized protein LOC114861383 isoform X1 — protein MGPGALWVSVVVVCLLGAARCSPDEKETCPCPDIPLRPDTLPPPQGCFPVGHRFRYKCVEGKVRKAGTSDLTKCSQSKGKVSWTDANLECIDDPKRPKPTQSELTSAHTPSPHDIMTTIISSTISASTSTQMTPSKSFSPSELTNSTESTTASHSQETITTALTDRTTSASATTGASISTAHAPRYAGKEAAAGISCVSLVIICALIGFSLYFVRRRKRQNLSQEKPEEQVAINCINGLPE, from the exons ATGGGTCCGGGTGCGCTCTGGGTCTCCGTTGTGGTGGTCTGTCTGCTCGGAGCGGCGCGCTGCTCCCCGGACG AAAAAGAGACTTGTCCCTGTCCAGACATTCCTTTGAGGCCTGACACTCTGCCTCCCCCCCAGGGATGCTTTCCAGTTGGCCACCGTTTTCGTTACAAGTGTGTAGAAGGCAAGGTGAGGAAAGCGGGAACCTCAGATCTCACAAAATGCAGCCAAAGTAAAGGCAAGGTATCCTGGACTGATGCCAACCTGGAATGCATAG ACGACCCAAAAAGACCCAAACCAACACAGAGTGAATTAACAT CGGCTCACACGCCTAGTCCTCATGACATCATGACCACCATCATTAGCAGCACAATCT CAGCTTCCACCAGTACACAGATGACTCCCAGTAAGAGTTTCTCGCCTTCAGAGCTGACTAACAGCACAGAGTCGACCACAGCCTCTCACTCACAGG AAACTATAACAACAGCCCTGACAGATCGTACGACAAGTGCCTCAGCCACCACCGGTGCATCCATCAGCACAGCACATGCCCCTCGTTATG CAGgcaaagaagcagctgcaggaatcAGCTGCGTTTCACTGGTGATTATCTGCGCTTTGATCGGATTCAGCTTGTATTTTGTTAGGAG gaggaaaagacaaaacctCTCACAGGAGAAACCAGAAGAACAAGTGGCGATAAATTGCATCAATGGACTTCCTGAATGA
- the LOC114861383 gene encoding uncharacterized protein LOC114861383 isoform X7, with protein sequence MGPGALWVSVVVVCLLGAARCSPDEKETCPCPDIPLRPDTLPPPQGCFPVGHRFRYKCVEGKVRKAGTSDLTKCSQSKGKVSWTDANLECIASTSTQMTPSKSFSPSELTNSTESTTASHSQETITTALTDRTTSASATTGASISTAHAPRYAGKEAAAGISCVSLVIICALIGFSLYFVRRRKRQNLSQEKPEEQVAINCINGLPE encoded by the exons ATGGGTCCGGGTGCGCTCTGGGTCTCCGTTGTGGTGGTCTGTCTGCTCGGAGCGGCGCGCTGCTCCCCGGACG AAAAAGAGACTTGTCCCTGTCCAGACATTCCTTTGAGGCCTGACACTCTGCCTCCCCCCCAGGGATGCTTTCCAGTTGGCCACCGTTTTCGTTACAAGTGTGTAGAAGGCAAGGTGAGGAAAGCGGGAACCTCAGATCTCACAAAATGCAGCCAAAGTAAAGGCAAGGTATCCTGGACTGATGCCAACCTGGAATGCATAG CTTCCACCAGTACACAGATGACTCCCAGTAAGAGTTTCTCGCCTTCAGAGCTGACTAACAGCACAGAGTCGACCACAGCCTCTCACTCACAGG AAACTATAACAACAGCCCTGACAGATCGTACGACAAGTGCCTCAGCCACCACCGGTGCATCCATCAGCACAGCACATGCCCCTCGTTATG CAGgcaaagaagcagctgcaggaatcAGCTGCGTTTCACTGGTGATTATCTGCGCTTTGATCGGATTCAGCTTGTATTTTGTTAGGAG gaggaaaagacaaaacctCTCACAGGAGAAACCAGAAGAACAAGTGGCGATAAATTGCATCAATGGACTTCCTGAATGA